In the Gorilla gorilla gorilla isolate KB3781 chromosome 1, NHGRI_mGorGor1-v2.1_pri, whole genome shotgun sequence genome, GGAAATGAGGGGACTTTTGGGGTCTCTGAGTCAGCCTGGTGACTCATCCTCCTCCCAGGGGCCCCCAGTAGGCTTGGGGGAGGTGCCCAAGTTTCTACTAAGAAGAACAttgtctcccctcctcccttctcttctttcttcatctCCTCTGGCTTGGGAAATAGACAGGAAGAGTCTCACAACAATTCTGGttacaaaggaaaaggaaaaatgccCCTCTTTCCTAATTGTCTCAAAAGTAATCCTGTTTAGCCTCAGACTTTCCTAGTGCCAAGTTTGGCCCACTAGTTAATTCACATAGACTGGCTTCAGCTACTTTTTTCCTTACTCTCTACTAGGAGGGTGGGTGGGATACCAAGAGTAGAGGGCtctaagaaaacagagaagaggaaTGTGAAAGTAGTATCTGGGGGGAGACAGAGACTGAATTCAGAGAGTTGTCAGCTGGTATAACTGAATGGACCCAAGAGGCGGCCTAAGGATTTTAAGCCTCCATGCAGAATTTTCATCACCTTTTCCCTCCCAAAATCcataaaatgtatgtaaaaataGTATTCTTGCTATACAAATACAGCTTTGGGAAAATTCTCCTAGCTTGGCATTTCCAACAAGATTGCTCCCCAAGTGCCTCCCCTGCAGAATTTCTGGTGCCAGCACTGCTCCGTTCCTGTCCCTCCCATCACACAGTtttacatgtgtgcatgcatgtctcAACTTCAGTGCATACCTTCCACCCCTAGGAATTGATTTCAAGATCCGCACTGTGGATATAGAGGGGAAGAAGATCAAACTACAAGTCTGGTAAGTCAGTCCTCTGGGATGCCTCGCCAGACTTCCCCATTTACCTCCTACAcgtttttccttctattttgtttcatttctcttcctttccccattgctcctTCTAGAAGTGCTAGAAGGAGCACTTCTGGCATTTCTCCGGATGCACTCAGCTGTCCTTCCATCTCTCTTCCTGCTCTCCCAACTAGTTCCAACTCTTTTGTAACTCTTGCCTCCTCTGGCTGCAGAGCATCCTCTTAATTTGACAACAAACAACTGTTCAGTCATAACATGGAAACAGGCTGTGAGCAGTTAAATGGCAAAGGCAGAATTAAGACTTGACTCTAAGTCTAGTGTTTTCTCCAAAATATGGTGAGCCCAGAGAGCCAAATATAGACCCTGAAGGTGTTTTAGTGGTATGAAGCTTAGTGGAGGCATTATGCTATGACATATAAGAGCAGACTGGTGCGCAAATCTGGTTCTTTTAGTTATCTCCTGCCTGACCTTCATTAATTATTCAGCCTATCCAaatctgtttcctcttttttttttttttttttttttgagacagagttttgctcttgtcacccaggctggagtgttttgctcttgtcacccaggctggagtgcaatggcacaatctaggctcactttaacctccgcctcctgagttcaagtgattctccgacctcagcctcccaagtagctgggattacaggcgcccgccaccaggccaggctaatttttgtatttttagtagagacaaggtttcaccatgttggccaggctggtctcgaactcctgacctcaggtgatccacccgcctcagcctcccaaagtgttgggattatagacgcaagccacggcacctggcgtgtttcctcatttttaaaatagagacaataaTACATGTCTTACAAGGAAAGAGTAAGGATTAGATAAAATGATACATacacagtgcttgacacatagcAAACATTCAATGAATAAGCAAAGACATCTTGTTTCTTGGGCCACTACCATCTCTGGAAATCAGCTCAACTGTCTTTAATCCCGTTCCCCTTTACTGTTTCCTTATTCTGTTGCCCCACCATGTTACAAAAGCTAAATTCTTGTGAGAGAGGAAGAATTATTCCATTGGAGAATTCTTCCCTCTATTCCATCCCATGAAACCTTCTCCTTCTTTAGGGACACAGCTGGCCAAGAGCGGTTCAAGACAATAACTACTGCCTACTACCGTGGAGCCATGGTATGAAGTGTGGGTCTGAACAAAGGATGAAGGATGAGGCTACAGAATATATTATGAATACAAAGGGTCAGGGGTTGGGGCAGGTAAAAATGGGAGGGGTGCAGTGTGGGTTGCAGATGGCCCAACATGGTCTAGTGTTTAGAGCCATGGATGCGGGGTCACTTACAGGGCAGTGGGAAGCCTCAATGGGAACATGGTCCAAGGTGAATTTTGTCATCTCCCAGGGCATTATCCTAGTATACGACATCACGGATGAGAAATCTTTCGAGAATATTCAGAACTGGATGAAAAGCATCAAGGAGGTGAGGACCCTCCaaaagagatggggaaactggTTAGAACCTGGAGAATGAAGGGGTCCATCAGGATAGGCAagacctaacttttttttttttgagatgaagttttgctcttgttgcccgggctggagtgcaatggcaggatctcggctcactgcaacctctgcctcccgggttcaaacgattttcctgcctcagcctcccaagtagctgggattacaggcatgcaccaccatgctcggctaattttgcatttttagtagagacggggtttctccgtgttggtcaggctgatcttgaactcctgcatcaggtgatccacccgccttggcctcccaacgtgctgggattacaggcgtgagccaccgctcccggccggcAGGACCTAACTTTTACTTGTCTTTTGCCCCCAGAATGCCTCGGCTGGGGTGGAGCGCCTCTTGCTGGGGAACAAATGTGACATGGAGGCCAAGAGGAAGGTGCAGAAGGAGCAGGCCGATAAGGTGAGGGCCAGGCTGAGCAATGTTCTAGAACTGGGCTGGGAGGGCCAAGATAGGTTGCATTGCAGAGGACTTGGCTGCTGTCCTTAATTCAATTCTCTTCTTCCCACTTCACCCCTTATAGTTGGCTCGAGAGCACGGAATCCGATTTTTCGAAACTAGTGCTAAATCCAGTATGAATGTGGATGAGGTGAGATCCACACCCCCATCCCCGACCAAGAGAGGAAGTATTAGAAGGTAGATTCTCCTCCCTCCAAACTGACTCTGTTCCCCACTTTAGGCTTTTAGTTCCCTGGCCCGGGACATCTTGCTCAAGTCAGGAGGCCGGAGATCAGTAAGTTGGTTTTGCTGGACTAGGTACaactctggggtgtgtgtgtgtatgtatgtgtgtgtgtgtgtgtgtgtgtgtgtgtgtgtgtgtgttggtgttgaTAAAAACGGGGAGCAATGCTAAGATTTCTCATGAGGGTGGATTTACTTTAAACAGTTTATACCTTCCTACCCTAACCATCCATTCACACCATGACCCCTGTGCCCTTCTCCCTCTAGGGAAACGGCAACAAGCCTCCCAGTACTGACCTGAAAACTTGTGACAAGAAGAACACCAACAAATGCTCCCTGGGCTGAGGACCCTTTCTTGCCTCCCCACCCCGGAAGCTGAACCTGAGGGAGACAATGGCAGAGGGAGTGAGCAGGGGAGAAATAGCAGAGGGGCTTGGAGGGACACATAGGTAGATGGTAAAGAGaatgaggagaaaaaggagaaaagggaaaagcagaaaggaaaagaaggaagagagaggaagggagaagggagaggaatgAATTGAGGAAGTGAAAGAAGGCAAGGAggtaggaagagagggaggaggaaaggaaggagagatgcCTCAGGCTTCAGACCTTACCTGGGTTTTCAGGGCaaacataaatgtaaatacaCTGATTTATTCTGTTACTAGATCAGGTTTTAGGGTCCTGCAAAGGGCTAGCTCGGCACTACACTAGGGAATTTGCTCCTGTTCTGTCACTTGTCATGGTCTTTCTTGGTATTAAAGGCCACCATTTGCACAAATGTTTTGGGTAACTTGGATTATTGTCAGAATTGTTCTCCACTCAAATCCAATTACTGTGTCTTCAAAGTGATTGATTTACCCGAATCAGGCTGGGTTTCTGTGGAACCAGGACTAATCCTACTGCTGTCTCTTCCCTAGCTGTTCTGTTGGTAAGGAAAATAGCAAAGAGCAGGAGGTAGAGTGATCTGAAGGTCTGGATATCCTCTTTCCGCCATGGGGTCCGGATGCCCTTGTGGGCACAGCCTTGTCCTGAGCACAGGAAATTCCCAGCAAGAAGAACTCTAACAGTCCTAGCCTCAGGGAAATAACTGCACCTAGTGATTTATCCAGTGATTTGTGCAAGCTTCTTTGATTCTGCCAGCAATCCATTTAGTTATTTGATAGGCATTAGTATCTGCTTTTATTCGTGAGGAAAATGAGaagttcatttattcatatatgtatattgagcaatttaaatatatatagagcatctactaagtgccaggcacaatggtcagttattttatttatttattcatttatttttagagacagagtcttgctctgtctccaaggctggagtgcaatagtgtgatctcagctcactgcaacctctgcctcctgcctcagactctcaagtagctgggattacaggcatgagccaccatgcctggccacagtaGTCAGTTAATATAGCCCTTTGGTGGTACTTAT is a window encoding:
- the RAB13 gene encoding ras-related protein Rab-13 isoform X2 yields the protein MGIILVYDITDEKSFENIQNWMKSIKENASAGVERLLLGNKCDMEAKRKVQKEQADKLAREHGIRFFETSAKSSMNVDEAFSSLARDILLKSGGRRSGNGNKPPSTDLKTCDKKNTNKCSLG
- the RAB13 gene encoding ras-related protein Rab-13 isoform X1, whose translation is MAKAYDHLFKLLLIGDSGVGKTCLIIRFAEDNFNNTYISTIGIDFKIRTVDIEGKKIKLQVWDTAGQERFKTITTAYYRGAMGIILVYDITDEKSFENIQNWMKSIKENASAGVERLLLGNKCDMEAKRKVQKEQADKLAREHGIRFFETSAKSSMNVDEAFSSLARDILLKSGGRRSGNGNKPPSTDLKTCDKKNTNKCSLG